In the Pseudodesulfovibrio sp. JC047 genome, one interval contains:
- a CDS encoding KpsF/GutQ family sugar-phosphate isomerase, which produces MTCTTGRTDWLNLACEVLDIEIQGLSAVKGQLGESFVQALTAMAECSGRVVITGVGKSGLVGRKIAATLSSTGTPAFFLHPVEGAHGDMGMIRKEDVVIAMSNSGGTDEVNTIIPVLQSLGATVIAMTSNTASAMAQLSDITIQVRVPREACALGLAPTASTTAQLAVGDALAVCLMEWKSFGKDDFKKFHPGGTLGQRLAICVDQLMHTDNLPSVREHVSLTTALEVLNEGGLGLVTIVDAARILKGVFSDGDVRRLVCDNALDGDQTISEVMTTSPRRAVAGDSSAHVLDVMERNEITVLPVVGDDGTLAGMIHLHDLLGKGELRFSNGRDREAG; this is translated from the coding sequence ATGACATGCACGACCGGAAGAACGGATTGGTTGAATTTGGCCTGTGAAGTCCTGGATATCGAAATCCAGGGCTTGTCAGCGGTCAAGGGACAGTTGGGTGAATCTTTTGTTCAGGCCCTGACGGCTATGGCAGAGTGCTCGGGGCGAGTGGTTATCACCGGAGTCGGCAAGTCCGGTCTGGTGGGGCGCAAGATTGCGGCCACGTTGTCCAGCACCGGCACCCCCGCTTTTTTCTTGCACCCGGTTGAAGGTGCGCATGGCGATATGGGGATGATCCGCAAGGAGGATGTGGTGATCGCCATGTCCAATTCGGGCGGAACGGATGAGGTGAATACCATTATCCCGGTGTTGCAATCGCTTGGAGCCACGGTCATTGCCATGACATCCAATACAGCGTCCGCCATGGCTCAGCTCTCAGATATTACAATTCAGGTCAGGGTACCGCGTGAAGCGTGTGCTCTTGGTCTGGCTCCGACTGCGTCTACCACCGCGCAACTGGCGGTGGGTGATGCGTTGGCCGTCTGCCTTATGGAGTGGAAATCCTTTGGCAAGGATGATTTCAAGAAATTTCATCCCGGCGGCACGTTGGGACAAAGGCTGGCCATTTGTGTGGATCAGCTCATGCATACGGACAATCTGCCTTCGGTTCGAGAACACGTTTCGTTGACCACAGCCCTTGAAGTGCTCAATGAAGGGGGGCTTGGCTTGGTGACTATCGTGGATGCAGCCCGGATTCTCAAAGGGGTGTTTTCCGATGGTGATGTCCGTCGTTTAGTCTGTGACAATGCGCTGGATGGTGATCAGACCATCAGCGAAGTCATGACAACTTCGCCACGGCGTGCGGTTGCCGGAGATAGCTCCGCGCATGTGTTGGATGTTATGGAGCGGAATGAAATCACGGTGTTGCCGGTAGTCGGTGATGACGGAACTTTGGCCGGAATGATTCATTTGCATGACTTGCTTGGCAAGGGCGAATTGCGGTTTTCCAATGGACGAGACAGGGAAGCCGGATAG
- a CDS encoding zinc/iron-chelating domain-containing protein gives MSQNRNDDADVCRRCSLQGATCCQITAGQEEFCFPLSPVEKERIQEHVPWTGGFALSTNSTAFIEFACRLFPGEEDAVRVVFPHGKEHVRLAVDASGVCRFLGPKGCTIPREARPYYCRLFPIWMVGRDVIFFDSPTCLARQEGRTLVRMLDRLEMSRASVKDLYGRLRLVWGLPPQKGACRVTQKF, from the coding sequence GTGTCTCAAAATCGGAATGACGATGCTGATGTTTGTCGACGGTGCTCGCTTCAAGGAGCGACCTGTTGTCAGATAACGGCGGGTCAGGAAGAATTCTGTTTCCCTCTTTCCCCGGTTGAAAAGGAACGCATTCAAGAGCATGTTCCATGGACTGGCGGCTTTGCGCTTTCGACCAATTCAACGGCATTTATCGAATTTGCCTGCCGGTTGTTTCCTGGTGAGGAAGACGCTGTGCGCGTGGTTTTTCCTCATGGAAAAGAACATGTTCGCCTGGCGGTTGATGCGTCGGGAGTCTGTCGGTTTCTTGGCCCGAAAGGGTGTACGATCCCTCGGGAAGCGCGGCCATACTATTGTCGTTTGTTTCCCATTTGGATGGTGGGGCGTGACGTGATATTTTTTGATTCTCCAACCTGTCTGGCCCGACAGGAAGGCAGAACACTTGTCCGAATGCTCGATCGGCTTGAAATGAGCAGGGCTTCGGTCAAAGATCTGTATGGGCGATTGCGGCTCGTATGGGGACTTCCGCCACAGAAAGGCGCATGTCGGGTCACTCAAAAATTTTGA
- a CDS encoding PBP1A family penicillin-binding protein: MKVLKILLVICLVCTLAGVGGAVWIYNWAAKDLPGFKNITDYNPPLVTTVYAKDNEVLGYFYKEKRFLVTLDQMSPWLPKAFLASEDASFYEHDGVDMTAIARAFIANLKAGRTRQGGSTITQQIIKRLLLTSERSYQRKLKEAILAFRLENYLTKEEILTIYLNHIFLGAHSYGVEAASRTYFAKHANELTIAQAAMLAGLPQAPTRYNPYRNMHFARQRQEYVLGQMRSLGWITEAQYQEAMDEEIELESMPDPSWKVGAYYLEEVRRWLVAEYGEDATYNGGLTVTTPCDLKHQRAAEKAVKRGLLDSAKRRGWTGPLENVSSADMEAVLEQGPQDTESIMDTTRLMKAYVTKVQRDTVSVNFGVFKGIIPIKSMWWVREPDIRKSHEDVPNPKDARKILEKGDVVWVTVAKAPKEENGIWTLDLEREPKVQGAMVSITPDTGEVVALVGGYDFEKSQFNRASQAKRQPGSAFKPIVYSTALDNGFTPSTLVLDAPIVYANDAEGKLWRPQNFEGTFDGPILLRTALVKSKNLCTIRVAQKIGIRKIIERAKAMGLDTEFPHDLSVSLGSASVSLMNLCEAYTAFPRGGSYVKPRTVLSVKSAWGEDLYTSAPEVSDAISPQTAFILSTLMKQVVSNGTGWRARVLKRPVAGKTGTSNNEHDAWYMGFSPYLLTGVYVGFDELTPMGKWETGSRAASPLWVKYRQAVEKDYPYEDFTEPPGIVMVRVDAKTGKLASPSSAKEFFLPFKVGSEPTEMAPSRSGGGSGDGPVSDDDLFKQTF; this comes from the coding sequence ATGAAAGTACTGAAGATACTGCTTGTTATATGCCTTGTATGTACGTTGGCCGGAGTGGGTGGTGCTGTCTGGATTTACAATTGGGCTGCCAAGGATTTGCCCGGGTTCAAAAATATCACGGATTATAATCCGCCGCTGGTAACGACAGTTTACGCCAAGGATAACGAAGTTCTTGGATATTTTTATAAGGAAAAGCGTTTCTTGGTGACATTGGACCAAATGAGTCCGTGGTTGCCCAAGGCGTTTCTCGCATCAGAAGATGCCAGTTTTTACGAACATGACGGCGTGGATATGACTGCCATTGCCCGTGCATTCATTGCGAATCTCAAGGCTGGCCGGACCCGTCAGGGCGGATCCACCATCACACAGCAGATCATCAAACGACTGTTGTTGACCTCGGAGCGGAGCTATCAGCGGAAGCTCAAGGAAGCGATTCTCGCTTTCCGGTTGGAGAATTATCTGACCAAGGAAGAGATTCTGACCATCTATCTCAATCATATTTTTCTTGGCGCTCATTCCTATGGTGTGGAGGCTGCATCTCGGACATATTTTGCAAAACACGCCAATGAGTTGACCATTGCCCAAGCCGCCATGCTGGCCGGATTGCCACAGGCTCCTACCAGATACAATCCCTATCGGAACATGCATTTTGCCCGACAACGTCAGGAATACGTGCTTGGACAGATGCGGTCACTTGGGTGGATTACCGAGGCGCAGTATCAGGAAGCCATGGATGAGGAAATCGAACTCGAATCCATGCCTGATCCTTCATGGAAGGTCGGTGCCTACTATCTTGAAGAAGTACGGCGTTGGCTGGTGGCTGAATACGGTGAAGATGCGACCTATAATGGTGGTCTGACCGTGACTACTCCGTGTGATTTGAAACATCAGCGTGCTGCGGAAAAAGCGGTCAAGCGTGGTTTGCTTGATTCTGCCAAGCGGCGTGGATGGACCGGACCGCTTGAGAATGTTTCGTCTGCCGATATGGAGGCTGTGCTTGAACAGGGACCGCAGGATACCGAATCCATCATGGACACGACTCGGCTGATGAAGGCCTATGTTACCAAGGTTCAGAGGGATACGGTGTCGGTCAACTTCGGGGTATTCAAGGGAATTATTCCGATCAAATCCATGTGGTGGGTCCGTGAGCCGGATATCAGAAAATCGCATGAAGACGTTCCCAACCCCAAAGACGCTCGCAAAATCCTTGAGAAAGGGGATGTGGTGTGGGTGACCGTTGCCAAGGCTCCCAAGGAGGAAAATGGCATCTGGACACTTGATCTCGAACGGGAACCCAAGGTTCAGGGGGCCATGGTTTCCATTACGCCGGATACTGGCGAGGTGGTTGCGTTGGTTGGTGGGTATGACTTTGAGAAAAGTCAGTTCAACCGAGCCTCACAGGCCAAGCGTCAGCCCGGGTCGGCCTTCAAGCCCATCGTGTATTCGACCGCGCTCGACAATGGCTTCACGCCGTCCACGCTGGTTTTGGATGCACCGATCGTGTATGCGAACGATGCGGAAGGAAAATTGTGGCGACCGCAGAATTTTGAAGGAACGTTTGATGGGCCTATTTTGTTACGGACGGCATTGGTCAAGTCAAAGAACCTCTGCACCATCCGTGTGGCGCAAAAGATTGGTATCCGTAAGATTATCGAACGGGCCAAGGCCATGGGACTTGATACGGAATTCCCGCACGACTTGTCCGTGTCCCTCGGGTCCGCCAGTGTGTCGTTGATGAACTTGTGCGAGGCATATACCGCTTTTCCCCGAGGCGGCTCTTATGTGAAGCCGCGCACGGTTTTGTCCGTGAAGTCCGCTTGGGGCGAGGATTTGTATACCTCGGCTCCCGAAGTATCCGACGCCATCAGTCCCCAGACCGCGTTTATTTTGTCCACCCTCATGAAACAGGTGGTTTCGAACGGGACCGGGTGGCGCGCCCGAGTCTTGAAACGCCCTGTGGCAGGCAAGACCGGCACGTCGAATAATGAGCATGATGCCTGGTATATGGGTTTTTCTCCTTATCTGTTGACCGGCGTCTATGTTGGATTTGACGAATTGACGCCCATGGGCAAGTGGGAAACCGGTTCTCGTGCTGCCAGTCCCTTGTGGGTCAAGTATCGTCAGGCCGTGGAAAAAGACTATCCGTATGAAGATTTCACCGAACCGCCGGGAATTGTTATGGTCCGGGTGGATGCCAAGACCGGCAAGCTCGCATCACCTTCATCGGCTAAGGAATTTTTCTTGCCCTTCAAGGTTGGATCGGAGCCGACGGAAATGGCCCCTTCCAGATCAGGCGGCGGGAGTGGAGACGGACCTGTTTCTGATGATGATTTGTTCAAGCAGACCTTCTAG
- a CDS encoding PhzF family phenazine biosynthesis protein, whose translation MELDLYHVDAFADTIFSGNPAAVIPLPEWLPDELMQNIARENNLSETAFFVRNGAYFDLRWFTTEGEVDLCGHATMASAHVLYEHLEYTDSVVIFETQSGRLLVERENTFYSMDFPAWPVQEIQVTERVAAALGARPERLYMGHRDMMAVFETEMQVRNLAPNFHLLAKVDGLCIVCTAPGINHDFVSRFFTPDVGLPEDPVTGSAHCMLVPYWADRLGRSVLTAYQASARGGVLSCEALSDRVKLSGQAVTFMKGVIAL comes from the coding sequence ATGGAACTCGATCTGTATCACGTTGACGCATTTGCGGACACGATCTTCAGTGGCAATCCTGCTGCGGTTATTCCGCTGCCCGAGTGGTTGCCTGATGAACTGATGCAGAACATTGCTCGGGAAAACAACCTGTCTGAAACCGCGTTTTTTGTGCGTAATGGTGCGTATTTTGATCTGCGATGGTTTACGACAGAGGGTGAAGTGGACCTGTGCGGTCATGCTACCATGGCGAGTGCGCACGTCCTGTATGAACACCTTGAATATACCGATTCCGTGGTGATTTTTGAAACTCAAAGCGGACGGTTGCTTGTTGAACGCGAGAACACGTTCTATTCCATGGATTTTCCGGCCTGGCCCGTGCAGGAAATACAGGTGACGGAACGCGTGGCCGCTGCTCTTGGAGCACGGCCTGAGCGATTGTACATGGGGCATCGCGATATGATGGCCGTGTTCGAGACGGAAATGCAGGTTCGAAATTTGGCCCCGAATTTCCATTTGCTCGCCAAGGTTGACGGGCTGTGCATCGTGTGTACGGCACCCGGAATCAACCATGATTTCGTGTCTCGATTTTTTACGCCGGATGTGGGACTTCCTGAAGATCCGGTAACCGGGTCGGCTCATTGCATGTTGGTCCCATATTGGGCGGACCGGCTTGGACGGTCGGTCCTGACTGCCTATCAGGCCTCTGCCCGTGGTGGTGTCCTGTCTTGCGAGGCTTTGAGCGATCGCGTTAAGCTCTCCGGTCAGGCCGTGACGTTCATGAAAGGTGTCATTGCTTTATAA
- a CDS encoding peptidase U32 family protein, translating into MSKKHIPEIMAPAGDKHSYLAGVAAGADAIYVGLKHFSARMQAKNFSISELAQLASLGRDRGTKTYVAMNTLVKPGDQESAGRLIDRLQRTVKPYALIVQDLAMLELAKQVGFSGELHLSTLANISHPSGLATAKKLGASRVVLPRELNLDEVKLMAESCPKNLDLEIFVHGALCHCVSGRCYWSSYLGGKSGLRGRCVQPCRRLYTQNKKDPERLFSCSDLSLDLLTKPLLSMPQVAAWKIEGRKKGPHYVFYTVKAYQMLRDNPNDAKLKKAAQELLDQALGRPTSHSIFLPQRPFQPVQPNQETSSGRFIGEIKRDQKKPFFQPREPLHPGDLIRIGYEDQPGHRTIPIRRRVPKRGRMDIPFSKQQRGPALPTGTKVFLVDRREPELTKLVNALDKELEFFPAPEAKESHFTPTWPKAASRNKKRTQSELINVFRQPPRGRIYNKTAFWLEKFTVSKVPQASVVRSQWWLPPVIWPDEDKKYRSLIKEAVKKGAREFVLNAPWQAAYFEDRKNATLIAGPFCNIANRLALGVLKDLGFSSAIISPELPFEDIEALSQHPPMSLGYVIKGLWPFGIARFQSESVIFNETIKSPMHEVSFVRQHGQNNWIYPGWELDLSKEVRKLERLGFKTFITLKEEWPKAVPRPQRTSDFNWKLQLL; encoded by the coding sequence ATGAGTAAAAAACATATACCTGAAATTATGGCCCCCGCAGGGGACAAACACTCCTACCTCGCCGGCGTGGCCGCCGGAGCGGACGCCATTTACGTCGGCCTGAAACATTTTTCGGCCCGGATGCAGGCCAAGAACTTCTCTATCAGTGAGCTTGCGCAACTGGCAAGCCTTGGCAGGGACAGAGGGACCAAAACCTACGTGGCCATGAATACGCTGGTCAAACCCGGCGATCAGGAATCCGCAGGGCGGCTTATCGACCGTTTACAGCGAACCGTCAAGCCCTATGCACTCATCGTGCAGGATCTGGCCATGCTCGAACTGGCAAAACAAGTCGGGTTCAGCGGCGAGTTGCATCTCTCCACCCTGGCCAATATCAGCCATCCATCCGGACTTGCCACAGCCAAGAAGCTCGGCGCATCACGCGTGGTGCTTCCTCGTGAACTGAATCTGGATGAAGTCAAGCTCATGGCCGAATCGTGCCCCAAGAATCTGGACCTGGAAATTTTCGTCCATGGCGCGCTCTGTCATTGTGTCTCGGGACGATGTTACTGGTCAAGTTATCTTGGAGGAAAATCAGGATTGCGCGGTCGGTGTGTCCAGCCGTGTCGTCGCCTGTACACTCAAAATAAAAAAGATCCTGAACGCCTCTTCTCCTGCTCCGACCTTTCACTGGACCTCTTGACCAAACCACTGCTGTCCATGCCGCAAGTGGCTGCCTGGAAAATTGAAGGCCGCAAAAAAGGACCGCATTACGTCTTCTACACGGTCAAGGCGTATCAGATGCTTCGGGACAACCCCAATGATGCCAAGCTCAAAAAAGCAGCACAGGAATTGCTGGATCAAGCCCTTGGCCGTCCCACAAGCCACTCCATCTTTCTGCCGCAACGCCCATTCCAGCCGGTTCAACCCAATCAGGAAACCAGCTCGGGACGGTTTATCGGAGAAATCAAACGAGACCAAAAAAAACCATTTTTCCAACCTCGGGAACCGCTGCATCCCGGCGATCTCATCCGAATCGGTTATGAAGATCAGCCCGGACACCGAACCATTCCCATCCGCCGTCGCGTCCCCAAACGCGGTCGGATGGACATTCCGTTTTCAAAACAACAACGCGGTCCGGCTCTGCCGACCGGAACCAAGGTTTTTCTGGTTGATCGACGAGAACCGGAATTAACCAAACTCGTCAATGCCCTAGACAAGGAATTGGAATTCTTCCCGGCTCCTGAAGCCAAGGAGTCCCATTTCACACCGACATGGCCCAAGGCAGCGTCCCGAAACAAAAAACGGACACAATCCGAATTAATCAATGTTTTTCGTCAGCCGCCCCGTGGTCGCATATACAACAAGACCGCTTTCTGGCTGGAAAAATTCACAGTCAGCAAGGTGCCACAGGCATCGGTTGTTCGTTCTCAATGGTGGCTTCCGCCCGTCATCTGGCCGGATGAGGATAAAAAATATCGCTCTCTCATCAAAGAAGCCGTCAAAAAAGGCGCACGGGAATTTGTCCTGAACGCTCCCTGGCAGGCTGCGTACTTTGAAGATCGCAAGAACGCCACGCTGATCGCGGGACCATTTTGCAATATCGCCAACCGGCTCGCCCTCGGCGTCCTCAAGGACTTGGGATTCTCTTCGGCCATCATCAGTCCTGAACTGCCGTTCGAAGATATTGAAGCCTTGTCGCAGCATCCGCCCATGTCACTGGGCTATGTCATCAAGGGACTCTGGCCCTTCGGCATTGCCCGATTCCAATCGGAATCGGTCATCTTCAATGAGACCATCAAAAGCCCCATGCATGAAGTCTCCTTTGTTCGCCAACACGGCCAAAACAACTGGATTTATCCAGGCTGGGAACTCGATCTGAGCAAAGAAGTCCGTAAATTGGAACGACTCGGATTCAAAACATTCATCACGCTCAAGGAAGAATGGCCCAAAGCCGTGCCCCGCCCGCAACGGACCAGTGATTTCAACTGGAAACTTCAATTGCTGTAA
- a CDS encoding dihydroorotate dehydrogenase electron transfer subunit → MSLRNCRNVKVLEVSPVGQSKAAGEFFELKLEYPDWDGWKPGQFVMIRPVDWELDLMWGRPFSICSADGKSLTLFIQNVGRGTSRIAQLQPGDTVAMWGPLGNSFAMEPETPTLLLAGGIGIAPFRGYVESHPHPENLQLFLAHRLPLECYPFETLSKKVEGQCIIEEKPEDLQRIIAAMKDLIREYAEKDGLILSCGPTPFMKTVQRFANEFGARAQVSLENRMACGVGACLGCVTKDGDGHHVQVCSKGPVFWTDKVEL, encoded by the coding sequence ATGTCCTTGAGGAATTGCCGCAATGTAAAGGTATTGGAAGTTTCCCCGGTCGGTCAATCAAAAGCTGCGGGTGAATTCTTCGAGTTGAAGCTTGAATATCCGGATTGGGACGGGTGGAAGCCCGGCCAGTTTGTCATGATCCGTCCGGTTGATTGGGAGCTGGACCTGATGTGGGGCAGACCGTTTTCCATCTGTTCCGCAGACGGGAAGTCACTCACTTTGTTTATTCAAAATGTGGGGCGCGGCACCAGTCGCATCGCCCAACTTCAGCCCGGCGATACGGTCGCCATGTGGGGACCGCTCGGCAATTCGTTTGCAATGGAGCCGGAAACGCCGACCCTGCTGCTCGCCGGGGGAATCGGCATCGCACCTTTTCGCGGTTATGTCGAGTCTCATCCGCATCCGGAAAATTTGCAACTTTTTTTGGCACACCGGCTTCCCTTGGAGTGTTACCCCTTTGAAACCTTGTCAAAAAAGGTGGAAGGGCAATGTATTATTGAAGAAAAACCGGAAGACCTTCAACGAATTATCGCTGCCATGAAGGATTTGATCCGCGAGTACGCTGAAAAAGACGGGCTGATTTTATCGTGTGGCCCGACTCCTTTCATGAAAACCGTACAACGTTTTGCCAACGAATTCGGTGCACGCGCTCAGGTTTCGTTGGAAAATCGCATGGCGTGCGGTGTGGGGGCCTGTCTTGGATGTGTGACAAAAGACGGTGACGGCCATCATGTGCAGGTCTGTAGCAAAGGGCCTGTCTTTTGGACTGATAAAGTGGAACTCTAG
- a CDS encoding dihydroorotate dehydrogenase produces MDMHVSFGGLDLKNPVMTASGTFGFGLEFAPYGNLEQLGGFVAKGVSLKPREGNPMPRIAETPCGMLNAIGIQNPGVEAFVTKALPALAGKDVAVVANLYACDAEEFGELAGVLAGEDGVAALEVNVSCPNVKEGGIAFGQDPAQIGKVTEAVKKKAGGKHVMVKLSPNVTDITVCARAAAEGGADSVSLINTLSGMAVDIRNRRPRIANVIAGLSGPAIKPVALRCVHQVVQAVDIPVVGIGGIASAEDALEFILVGAHAVQVGTANFLRPDLAFSLADEMAMMLKELGAESLESFRGSLQCIF; encoded by the coding sequence ATGGATATGCATGTTTCTTTCGGCGGACTTGACTTGAAAAATCCGGTCATGACCGCCTCCGGAACCTTCGGTTTTGGGCTGGAATTCGCTCCCTACGGCAATCTGGAGCAGCTTGGTGGGTTCGTGGCCAAGGGCGTGTCTCTCAAGCCGCGTGAGGGCAATCCCATGCCGCGTATCGCGGAGACACCGTGCGGGATGCTCAATGCAATCGGCATCCAGAATCCCGGGGTCGAGGCGTTTGTCACCAAGGCCCTGCCAGCTTTGGCCGGAAAAGACGTGGCTGTTGTGGCCAACCTTTATGCCTGTGATGCCGAAGAGTTCGGCGAATTGGCGGGCGTCCTGGCCGGAGAAGATGGTGTGGCGGCGTTGGAAGTCAATGTTTCCTGCCCCAACGTCAAGGAGGGCGGTATCGCTTTTGGTCAGGATCCGGCTCAGATCGGCAAAGTGACCGAGGCGGTGAAGAAAAAGGCGGGTGGCAAGCATGTGATGGTCAAGCTGTCGCCTAATGTGACTGATATTACGGTCTGCGCCCGGGCTGCGGCTGAAGGTGGCGCGGATTCTGTGTCTCTCATCAACACCTTGTCCGGCATGGCTGTGGATATCAGAAATCGGCGGCCTCGAATTGCCAATGTCATTGCAGGGCTGTCCGGTCCGGCAATCAAGCCGGTGGCTTTGCGGTGCGTCCATCAAGTGGTGCAGGCCGTGGATATCCCTGTGGTAGGAATCGGGGGCATTGCTTCCGCCGAGGATGCGCTTGAATTCATTCTGGTTGGAGCCCATGCCGTGCAGGTTGGCACTGCGAATTTTCTGCGTCCTGATTTGGCTTTTTCGCTGGCAGACGAGATGGCAATGATGCTCAAAGAGCTGGGGGCGGAAAGTCTGGAATCCTTTAGAGGAAGCCTTCAATGTATTTTTTAA